GCCGATTGGCCCGTGTGGGTTTTCCGAGCTGCATTAGCCCGCCGGTGGGGAAGTGCCGGTGACTCGGAAGCCTAGTGACCGACGTTTATTGCTTGGATTACCAAGCTGCTGGATCCTCCTCTGCCGCTTCGAATTACTTGATTCGTACGTCGAGCTCGGCTTGATAACTGCAACCGTCAGCAAGTAATCAGTCACGTCACATCTGACCGACAACGCATAAGACGGGTTTCACAAATCATGGAATTGCAGGTAGTCAGCTATGCCTGATCAAGTTGGCATGATTTAGAATACATTCATTCTCTTCTGTAACAAGCAACAAATCCCTTCAACGCCGCAGTCCAAGTCATCTAGGAGGATCTGCACCGCACAAGTAACCTAACCTCTTGGTTCACCATAGCCTCACTGTAAAACCTTACAACTCAATCAATGCCTCCTCCTTAACAGGCTGCTGTGGCACAGGGTCGTGCTGCGGCACAGAAGGGAACGACTCTTGGCTGTAGCCACCGTATGCCCAGTTTTGCTGCGCAGCCgggggctgctgctgaggctgctggggttgttgctgctgaggctggtgatggtgatgctgcTGGGGCATAGAAGGTTGCCAGTAAGGCTGCTGTTGCAAAGGTGGTGCTTGCTGGGCTGGTTGCGAGGGTTGCGGCTGGGACGGCTGGGGTGCTTGGGTTTGCTGCGGCTGTGGAGGAGACTGGAGAGGCTGCTGGGGTTGCTGAGGAGCTTGGGGGGGCTGTTGAGTTTGAACAGGCTGGGCTGTTTGAGCAATCTGAGCCGGCGTCTGAACCGGAGTAGGTTGCGATGGGGCCGAAACTGATCCCCTAGGGTATTGCATCGATGGCTGCAAGCTGGGGTACGGGGATGGGGCAGCATCAGGAGCAGGTCCGGGTGCTGATGGTCCCACAGGTGCTGGAGTCGGTTGCTGGGGAGTGAAATAATAAGAGGCATTAGGGTCATTGGCGGGTGTTGCCTGAGCCTGTCGTGGGGTCTGCGATGGCTGGTTAGGATCCTGAGGGGGCTGTTGCTGATAGGGATCTTGAGGAGCTGAGGGCGCTCTGTTCTGCCAGCTACCAGTccgctgaggctgctggggcTGCGGATATTGTCCTGGCTGGGGCTCTGGCGCGGATCCGTAAGGAGGATACTGTTGCTGAGGGAGTGCTTGGGGGGGTTGCTGAtagtgttggtgttgaggaggcgCCTGGTAGCTGGCTCTTTGCTGGCCAGTATAAAAGCTTTCAGCGCCGGCAGGGTTGCTAGGAAcgtgggatgggatggaggggTATGGGCCAGCCGCCTGGCGAGGAGGTGGCAGGTTATAGCCACCAAGGCTTTGCTGGCTGTAAGCCTTGGACAATCTCTCCTCGAGCATGCGATCGTAATATCGGACTACTGTTGACAACTTGGCATGGAGATCCAACAAGGTATCTGGAGTGGGGTTAGTGGCAGCTCTTCCCAGGCTAGATGTATTCACATACCGTGCTTGCTCATGGTCTCGCCATAAGTTCGTGCCAGCTTTGGTCGTAATGTGCCGATGCTGTCGTACAGTTCTTGAATCTGCGGTTCGCGAAGGATAGTGCCCGGGGGCTGAGTCTGAAGCCGATCGACAAGGGTTGAAAACAGGTTGATGTTCTCCGCCTCCACAGGTGTCAACTCGTAGTCGTTCTTGGGGAGTACAAAGTTGGTCGTTGTCGAGGGGTTCGACGAGGCTGATGTTTGCTCCTTGAGCGCTGCAGCAtgtctcttcttctgctcctccaTATCTGCCAGAGAAGCTGCGATCGCAGCCTTCaaatcctcgtcctcctcctctgcttGCTTGGCTGCCGAGGCGTCACCGTTGGCCGTGTAGCTAGTTTGGGCAGGCTCAGCATAGCCTCGAGAATGGGTCTTGACTTCTTCCAAGCTCATCGCCAATGCCTTCTTAAGATCCTCATCAAAGCCATCGTCGACACGGGCGTTACGGGGTTGCATGGCCGAGGTACTGCGAGTCTTGTGGGGGTAGGTGGGCGATCGGTCGAGGGATGGGTTGGGGTTCTTGTAGCCCTTGTTGGTGAGCTTGGCATAACACCCATCATCGACTCGAACTGGGGTGAGGATGCCCAGGTGCGGGAGGGCGACGGTCTTGCTCGAGCACTGCTGGTCAAAGCAGTTTCCGCAGTTTCGACAGTGGTGCTTTCGGTTGGTAAAGGTAAAGGCGGTCCGGCATCGCATACAGACTTCTGAGTCAGTCCACTCTGGAGGCTGGAATCCATCATTAGTAGAGTTCTAGGCACGAGTGGCGAGTATGCCTTACCGCACTGCTGTCAATCATGCTGCTAGCCACAGTGGTCTTTGGGGGGAACTGGTAACCATCACGCTGCAGGGTTCGGTAGACCTCGCCGATGTAAGAAAGCTCGTATCGGCCTTCAGTAGCCCCAGCCCATGATTGCACAAgctcgaggatcttggaCTTGACATCGGCGTTGACGGCAGCACCTCCGACTGCTTGGAGAAGCGACACTAGATTATCCATGAACTCGCGAGACGCAATCTCGGCCAAGAAGTGCGACCCGCCATTCTTGACACAGGTATCGGTAAGCTGATGCAGGTCAGCTTCAATGTTCGCGGAATGGCCACGGGTCATCATACATTCAACGCGCTGAGCTGGGTATTGGGGTTCTTATTGCCGATGCGCCTCTTGAGGGAGCGCATGGCCTCTTTGGGCGCGACCATCTTGGATCTGATAACATCGGAGATTTCGAGGTTCAGAGCAATATCCTCACTGTCGAAACCGGGTCAGCCATGCATGGTACTGGGGCGAAAGGTTCCTGTCGGCCTACAGGCTGCTGCTCGTGGCTTTCTCGATCTGCTCGTCCAGGGCCGTGTTGGCCGAGGACGACCACCAGCTCATCATCTTGAGGGCGGCGGAGATGATGCGATGAAGGGGTTCGCGCTCGATCGACGGAAAGTGGCAGTATATTTGAAGAAGACGCGATATGGGGGATCTGCAGTGACGACGCAGAATGCCGCGGAATGGATGGAGTAGATGCAGATGTTGGTGTCGGGTCTGGGTTTCCAGCTGGAGCTCACTCCAGGCTCTCGTCAACCTTACCTAGCCTCAGTCACAAGGCGGCGATGGAGGAACTACGTAGTCGGCACCTCCATCAGGTTAGCTTGCGTTGGCCTGGATTGGGCGAGAGCATGCCCGAGCACTGATTCCACAGCAGCCAGGCGCCTAAAGTTGCAGGGGCACGCAAGCACTTCAAGGCAGCCAGCAAATGCCAGCTCCACGGTACGTAGGTCTCCCCAGGGCATCCGACGCGGCCTCAGCACTGAGGTCCACCGGAGCCAGCGCCTCGAGCTGCCTGGCCTCCACTCCATTTATTTGTCTGCCTTGCGTCAGCGCGGGCAACGGGCCGCTCAACCACCGAGGAAGCTCTTTCTCTCTGGGGAGAATGACGCCTGTTGATGTGGCGTACGTGGCTCATGGTACCCCATGAACAGGGGAGGAGATGTGATACCGGCGTTGGGAGAGATGGTACCTAGGCTCCCCGCCAAAATCTACTACCAAACGTGTACCTTACCTCGACGCCGCAGGTACCTCGCCATGCGTCCCCGCGACCACATGGCACCCTCCAACCTACCTCGCCCAACTCGCCGATGCGGTTCCTTTGTTGCCGGCGTGATGCCAACTTGAACCTGCAACTCCTCGTCTCCTTAGCGCCCGGGTCATGTCTTTCTGCCAAGGAGTTCCTTTGTCCTGTTTCTTTGAGCGGCTTCTTTAAGACGATGATACTCGTTCTGGCTATATCCGTTTACGTCGTGGAGGCGTTGATTTAATAGCTAGCCACCCTCCCCCGACTCCGCCACCCATGCTCCTCGCTCACAAGATATCCCGTCCACGTCAACCGAAGATCCCCGTTTCTCACGACCAGAGTCGCCATTTCTGTTTTCGATATTCGAGTACCGAGTTCCTCCGCCGAGAAATGACAAGCCGATAATATTTGCGCCCCCGATAGAcgttcatcatggcttcGCTGGGCCATTCGCGCGCGAGCAGCGTAGCCACCGCCGGCACACACTCCATGGCCAACGGAGGCGCATTTGGCCACCCCTCTGGCCCAGGAGGCCGTCGTGGAGGGGATACACCCGCTGCTTCATCAATTCCGCATATCGACGACATCCTCGCCAACCCGCGAAACATTGATGAGAATCAGTCCATCCGGAAGCTGCTCGAGGCGGCTCAGGCGTCGTTGCGCCAGGCTGAGATGGCCCGCGACTTTCGGAGACCGGCCATCGCCCTCCAGGAGTACCTCCGAGCGTCCATCATTGCTATTCAGATCATTGGAAACCATCGGGATTATTCCTCAATGCAGAGCGACCACAAGGATCTCGCACGTGCTCATACCGCCTTCCTGAACCAGCTTCGTCAACAAGATCCCTTCtacgccaagctcaagcaggATATCATTGCGGACAACAAGAGAACTGGTGTGCAGCCCAAGATTGGTCGACCTGGCTCGTCTCAAGGAGGCAGCCGGCCCCAATCCCCCTCCAAGCCAGCGGTTGATAGATCAATACCTCCGCTGAATCAACAAGTCAATGGGTCTCCCCGGTCCAGCATCAGTGGTCCTATAGCTCGGTCGAAGCCAGTTATTCAACCAAAACCACAAGCCCTTCATGGGAACGCAATCAAGCCACCTCAAAGGACCAATACAGCACAAGATCTTGCCGCCCGGTTTGCCAACCTGAGGGGACCGCAGTCTTCGCCAGGACAGGATCCTCGCATAAAGACACATCAGATAACCCTTCCCAAGCCCATGGGGCCCCGAGAAATGCCCCCGCCTAGGCCACCAAAGGTCGAACTGGACACCAATGTCCCAACTCTGCCTAAGATGCCTGATGCGATCTACAGCCCTGCTCGTGGGAGCATATCGGGTGAAGTGTCCAGGCCACCTATGAGTACGCCACGGGGCGTATACAACCGAACCACATCCTCAGCTTCCATTCCTGGCACTCCCACGGCTTCATCACAGTCCCAGTCAGATTACTTTACCCCTCCTACACAGAGCTACTCCAACAACACAATCCCCCCTGTTCCCCCTGGGAACGCGATCAAAATCCCAGAAGGAGAGTCTATTACACCAGAGGAATTATATCAGGCCATGAAGGCCAAAGGTACCATTCTCATAATCGACGTTCGAGTTCGACAGGAGTTCAATGAAGGTCACATCATGTCCTCGTCGACGATTTGCGTCGAACCAAGTATACTTCTTAGGGAGAGTCCTTCGGCAGATCAGATTTCAGAGAGTCTTATAATATCCCCGAATCAGGAACAGTCGCTTTTCGAGCAGCGCGACAAGTACGATCTAGTTGTCTTCTATGACCAAGACTCCGAGGAGATTCCCAAGCATCCTCGAAACTCGGACGATTTGGTCATTGTTTCGCTTCATCGAGCCTTGGTACACTTCAACTACCCGAAAGATCTGAGGAATCCTCCCAAGATACTCAAGGGAGGCCTGGATGCATGGGTTGATCTAATGGGTGCAGCATCTCTGCAGTCAAACGAGCCAGGACCCTCAAAGCCGGTGCAATTGCAACGGAGCCGAAACCGTGCCACGGCAATTGAACGAAGGAGGTCGAAGTATATTGTCAAGCCTCTCAGACcagacgaggtcaaggcatGGCAAGAAACTCTCAAGAATGACGATATGCAAACGGCATCCTCCCCAAGCTTCACCCGCACAACTGAAGAGTTTCTTAGGAGGTTTCCTCCTGTTACTCTTGAGCAAGAGTCCATGACTGCTCCAGAAAAGCCGCAACACCGACCGGGCTATGGGTTATCTCACAAGGTCGACTTGTATACAGACCTTCCTTCGCCGCCCACACGGCCAGCCCCGGCCCTCCCGCGGCCAAGCTACAGTGGTCTGTCTGAGGGAGGGGATGAGAGTGAGCTTTATGGCAACAATAACACGCCTCCCCCAACTCGCCTTGTGAGAGTGCCCTCGGCGAAGCCCATGGAGCAGCAGTCGACGGGTGATACCGCCAAGTTCTACACAGGTCTCAACAACCCCCACAACTGGTGCTATGCCAACAGCACACTGCAGAGTCTTCTTGCCTCGCCCGAGTTTGGCCGGGAGTTGGCAAACTCGGGATGGGTGGACAGATATCATGCGCCGAGGAAGGATGATGAAAAGATTGATCACCCCCAGCTGATGATACGTATCATCTCCAACCTGTTCCATTGGATGAGCTCGGGCAAGTTCCAGGTTATGAAGGCCCAGACACTCATGGTGAGTACAATGCGCAGTGCAGCGCAACGCAGCGCAACGGTCCGATAGACAAGGAAGCTAACACGGTGCCAGGATTATTCACGTCACATTTGCGATCAGGGCCGGAGCATCGAGCAGTTTGGTGGCAAACAGCAGCAAGACGCTCAAGAGTTCATGTCCTTCGTGCTCACTCACCTTCACGACGAAACAAATACTCGGCGAGACCGCAAGGGCCAGGCTGCGCAGCCCGACACAACGAAGcagagcctcctccaggCGGCGGCTGATTACTGGCATAACCATCTCGAGTACAACCGGTCTATAGTCGATCGCTACTGGCGTGGACTCGAGCTGTCGACGGTCGAATGCTTCGAGTGTCACACGCGTACTTATCAGTTCACTCCCTTCGACTGGATCCCCGTCACTGTTGGCATGGGCCGCGGCATGACGCTTGAGCAGGTTCTCGACCAGCACACGGCGGGCAACACCCTCGACGACTTTTCATGCGACCGCTGCCGACGTCCCACCCGCGCTCTGCAATCCCTCTCGCTCGCCCGCCTCCCCTCCCTGCTCTGTGTCGTCTTCCGGCGCTTCCACTACCAGCAGGCAACCTCCGATCTGCGCAAGTCGACGGCCCCCATCACATGGGATTTCAACGATACCGACTTTACGCGCTACTTTCTTCCTCCTGCGGATCGCGCGGCATGTTCTGGTGTCGAACCCACTGATCCGGCCTTCACGGGTCCGTTCAGGTATGAAGCGTATGCTGTCATTGTTCACACGGGCAGTCGTATCGATAATGGCCATTACCTGGCCTACGTCCGCGACTCGTCTTCTCACGACCCGTACGCTTGGTACTGCTGCAACGACTCGCGCGTTACAAAGGTCCGCATAGGCCATGGCGGCAGCGACGACGCGCAGGAAGAAGTCTTCAAGTCTGGCCGAGACCGTGTACCTTACCTCGTCTTCTTCCGCCGAAAGGGGATGCGATAAAAAGCGGGACGCAGTTCTGCCGAGGTTCATGACGACGACCCAATCTCTGGCTCCCTGCTACTCACCGTTGCCCGTCCGTCACCTACCACAACTCGTCTACAATTCATCCCATGGACTCGGTAGCGAGACAAGCTCTCATCGTCCCACGCAGACACCTCGTATAACCTCGGAATTCCCGGCAGTgtcaaaaagaagaagcaagaccAAGCTTTTCAAAGTCCCAAGGGCCCTCTTCTCATCTCGTTCCAGCGCCTCCATTGGGAAACgtcgtgtgtgtgtgtgtgccttCGCACCTCCTAAACCACCCCCTGTCATGTCCCCCCACCTCGTCCCTGACGTCTCGGCACTTCATGACATGTGGCAGCCCTCTTGACGGCTTTCCTCCGTCATTGGAACGCCATGCCACATGCCAAAGTCGTTCCGTCGTCACCCTATCCATTCGAATTCGTGCTCGCACTCTTTGGTCTGATTTGGCGCTCCTTTTGTCTTCTTCCCCCTTTGATATGTATCTAGCCCAGCAAGCAAAGCTGGCAcagcatggcatggcatcgcACGGAGCAGGCAGGGTATATCTTTCTATAGCGTCTGATTTCCTCTCCTCGACTTGGGAGATGGCGGTGAAGCGGCATCTCGTCTGTTTTGTCTAGAGTGCCTATACCGATACCTAtacctatatacttattatgcTACTTGCTTATTACCCTTCACCTGCTGCTCTGCTTCTTTTCGTCTCACAAGCTTCGACGATGGTACCTGATCATACCACGCTCGACGGACTCTCCGGGAGTGACATGTCCACCGCCCGTCCCGAGACCCTGGCGACCACAAGATTAGGTAGACGTCAAAAGATTCGAGCGGGGGGAAGACTCTTGGTTCCTTGCTTCACCGTCGATTCAAGCATTGATACTTAGCTCCCGCCCCACCAAGTACCGGCTTCATGCACACGTGGTCGACGGCTTTCACATGTCAGACTCTTTTTTCGACTTGATATGGATGGGTCTCAAGGGTTGTCTGTTGGGCGCAATCACGTCAGCTCATGGAACAGAGCGGACCTCGACGGGTACATAATTAGAGCAGGGTCGTTAAAATAACCATAAGATGATCGAGGGCCTAGATCCCCTGTCTCTGCAAATTTCCCTTCAAGATATCATCAAGCCAACGCCGCCAAACTACAGTACACATACATACACTTAAAACAGAACCATACCAAAAGCTCGTCAACCCACCCACACACATCAACCCCTTCGTCATTCCTCCTTGGTATCCATCCTTCCGTTGTCTGTTACCCGGCATCTCCCTTCGCTCAACCGCCTCATCTCGTTCATCCAGTTGCCTTGAGCGTGGCCTGGATATCCTTCTTGAAGTGTTCCGTAATCTTCCTTCGGTTCAGCTTCTGGGTAGCAGTAAGAAGACCCTACAATACGAGTCAGCAAATTATCACAGCCACGAAAACACAACAGCAGAGTGGTCCTTACGTTGTCGGATGTCCACTCCTCATCGGTGATGAGAACAGCAGAGACGACTTCTATGCTGGACAGACCGGCGCGCTTAGCAGCACCCTGGAGGTCCTTGAGCACATAGCTCACCAACTTCTTG
The window above is part of the Fusarium falciforme chromosome 3, complete sequence genome. Proteins encoded here:
- a CDS encoding Vacuolar protein sorting-associated protein 27 yields the protein MMSWWSSSANTALDEQIEKATSSSLEDIALNLEISDVIRSKMVAPKEAMRSLKRRIGNKNPNTQLSALNLTDTCVKNGGSHFLAEIASREFMDNLVSLLQAVGGAAVNADVKSKILELVQSWAGATEGRYELSYIGEVYRTLQRDGYQFPPKTTVASSMIDSSAPPEWTDSEVCMRCRTAFTFTNRKHHCRNCGNCFDQQCSSKTVALPHLGILTPVRVDDGCYAKLTNKGYKNPNPSLDRSPTYPHKTRSTSAMQPRNARVDDGFDEDLKKALAMSLEEVKTHSRGYAEPAQTSYTANGDASAAKQAEEEDEDLKAAIAASLADMEEQKKRHAAALKEQTSASSNPSTTTNFVLPKNDYELTPVEAENINLFSTLVDRLQTQPPGTILREPQIQELYDSIGTLRPKLARTYGETMSKHDTLLDLHAKLSTVVRYYDRMLEERLSKAYSQQSLGGYNLPPPRQAAGPYPSIPSHVPSNPAGAESFYTGQQRASYQAPPQHQHYQQPPQALPQQQYPPYGSAPEPQPGQYPQPQQPQRTGSWQNRAPSAPQDPYQQQPPQDPNQPSQTPRQAQATPANDPNASYYFTPQQPTPAPVGPSAPGPAPDAAPSPYPSLQPSMQYPRGSVSAPSQPTPVQTPAQIAQTAQPVQTQQPPQAPQQPQQPLQSPPQPQQTQAPQPSQPQPSQPAQQAPPLQQQPYWQPSMPQQHHHHQPQQQQPQQPQQQPPAAQQNWAYGGYSQESFPSVPQHDPVPQQPVKEEALIEL